The Triticum urartu cultivar G1812 chromosome 5, Tu2.1, whole genome shotgun sequence genome contains the following window.
TAGAATCTAATTATCACGTCCACATGGTGCAGATATTTGATCAACATTAACACTAATGTAGTACACTAGCTTTGATCGTATGTCGTGTCCCACAATGATGCGACAGGGATCATCACAAAAAAAAGACTCAAGTCCATTTAAAATTGAATTGAAGTCATCTATGCAACATCTAAGCATTGAGTCAAACAATGTAAACTTTGATTCACACCTTTTCATGATTTTTAAAGCATGAACAACACACACACTGTTCACCACTAAAAATCCACACATCTTCTTTTTTTGTGTAGCTCACATGCTAACCTATTTCACCATCAAACTTTGCACACATGTAGAATTCAATTTAGCATTTCTTGGAACTTCAAAATGTAATTTCCGACCTATCATACCATAATGTGTTTCATACTATGCTTCTTCAAGACAAATATAAGTACCATGCCTTTCTTTTTTACATAAACCACCACGACGAATTTCATACTATGCTTCTTGAAGACGAAGAAGATGAAATTCGCTGTACCCCACCACTAATTGTGTGTTTGGCAACTAGTGGTGAGAATTTGAAGGAATCTTTTATCCCGTGTGAATTAACAGGGGACATGGAAAGATACGTGAGAATTGACCTTATTAATTCTCCCCTTTCCTCCTTAACTCATTTGCCATAGAACAAAACAATGTTTCATACCCCTTAAACTCACATCCATTATCACTAATTTCTCCAAACCAAACGTGTGACTTTCTACAAACAACATGTGGACACCCCTTTTATTTTTACACATGTTTATAAAAATGATCCAAATATATTGTAAAGGTTTACAAGAAATACAAAGCACTACAAACAGAATAAAAAATACATTGAGGTCCCTGGACCACCAAACAACCGCAACCATCGCCAGAACAAACTGTTGACGCGCTGGTGTCATCGCTCACATATTGGAGATGGCCTGACCTTGTCAATGAAAGCTAGGTAGTATTCATGCATGTTCTTCTAAGGACCAGCTCCCGGAGTCGCAGCCGACGTCGTTGAACTCTTGAATCGATCTAAAGAACCCGACACCAAATCTTGTCATCGCGAACGCGACGAGAAACCTTAACCTTGTCGTCATGGAGTCAACATGAATCTACGCCAGCTCCATCGAATCCATCCCGAGGGACAAACTCGAGGAGGATCGGAGCGTGAAAGGCCGACTCAATGATGAAGCTCTACCCCTGCAAGGAGTAAAATCCTAACCTATCTACTAGCCCGAGCGAGGCACTAGGATTTTCCTTCTCACCATCGCCCACTGGAGCAGCATGCACAAGGGGAGGCAAATCCACGAGCCCGTTGACAGAGATGAAGGGGAGAAAGGCCTTGCCCTAGTCGCCTTGCGAGCTGGGAAAGAAAACTTTAAAGTTTTTTTTCTTTATATGGTTTAACGGATTCTCTTACGCGCAGTGTCTGATTTTGAAGCATGTTTGGCTTGTAGAAAAAATTGGCTGGCCAATGTTTTGGCAAGGTAACATTTGGCAATGCACAAGTTTTCTAAAATTTGGCAACTTTATAGAAATTGAGAACAATTTAGTAGGCCTTTTTTTAGAGAGAGCAAGCGAATAATTTTTTTGAGAAACAAGAAGCAATTTAGTAGGCAACCAGTTGATAATATTATCTTTTTGAAATGCGATTGATTTTTTTTGAGAAGATAAAATGCGATTGATAATATTTATCCTGCCCACAGGCGATGTCTACCTCTCACATGACTTGATGGGCTTGCAATGTTCAACACATAAAATACCCGCCTTGCTGGACCGGGCCAGCGATGGGCTGTCCAACAACGCCCATAACCCCTCGAAGGTTCTAGCAGTCTCCAGCCTGCCACATCTCCACCGTCCGACACCCAACCAACGTCCGGATACGCCGCCACGGCCTTTATATCCGCTTTTCCAGATGCTACTGGAAGAAGCATCCAAAACAAAAACAAATCTGCCGTGCTCCACCTTCTGCTCCCCCTCCGGCTACGGCGGCGCTGATCTCCGGTaagccgccgcctcctcccgtAATATCCTAGATCTATACATGCATGTGTAGGGTCGAACGGATTGGGTTGCCCGTGCCCGCGCATCACGCTCGTTCTTTTTTCTCTCGGTTCGAACGGATCGGATTGATTGACGATGCTTTCGTGTGTCTTCTCTGTCGATTCTTATCAGGTCGGGAGATAGGTTCTTCCCCCCTCGCGAATCGAAGAGATAAATAAAAGTTATGGATTAGTCTTTACCTTCGTTTAGTTCCGTTTTCTTTCGATCTGATCCGGAATTTAAGTGCCTGCTGATTTTGAAGGTTCCACCGGAATTGGGATGAGTTGCTTGCAGTATCTACTCATGACAAGTTCTTGTTCCCCCTCCTTTGAGTGTTTATCCGTTAATCTTGGCTGCAATCTCGTGTGTGTGATTTGTGATTCGTGTGATGGGAGTGCAGAGATCTCTAGCTTTTCTGCGGGGGCGCGAATCCGGGGGGCGGCGCCATGGCCGAGCACCTCGCGTCGATCTTCGGCACGGAGAAGGACCGCGTGAACTGCCCGTTCTACTTCAAGATCGGCGCGTGCCGGCACGGCGACCGCTGCTCCCGCCTGCACAACAAGCCGTCCGTCTCGCCCACGCTGCTGCTCTGCAACATGTACCAGCGCCCCGACATGATCACCCCGGGCGTGGACGCGCAGGGCAACCCCATCGACCCCGTCAAGATCCAGGGCGACTTCGAGGACTTCTACGAGGACATCTTCGACGAGCTCAGCAAGCACGGCGAGGTCGAGAACCTGCACGTCTGCGACAACCTCGCCGACCACCTCATCGGCAACGTCTACGTGCAGTTCAGGGAGGAGGACCAGGCCGCCAAGGCGCTCCAGGCGCTGCAGGGGAGGTTCTACTCGGGCCGCCCCATCATTGCTGAGTTCTCGCCCGTCACCGACTTCCGGGAGGCCACCTGCCGGCAGTTCGAGGAGCACAACTGCAACCGTGGAGGGTACTGCAACTTCATGCATGTCAAGGAGATTGGCAGGGACCTCAGGAAGAGGCTGTATGGGCACCTGCATAGGTCCAGGAGGAGCCACAGCAGGAGCAGCCGGAGCCCGAGCCCCTACCGTCACCACGCCAGGGACCGTGATCGCTCCTCGCGGTCT
Protein-coding sequences here:
- the LOC125509793 gene encoding splicing factor U2af small subunit A-like gives rise to the protein MAEHLASIFGTEKDRVNCPFYFKIGACRHGDRCSRLHNKPSVSPTLLLCNMYQRPDMITPGVDAQGNPIDPVKIQGDFEDFYEDIFDELSKHGEVENLHVCDNLADHLIGNVYVQFREEDQAAKALQALQGRFYSGRPIIAEFSPVTDFREATCRQFEEHNCNRGGYCNFMHVKEIGRDLRKRLYGHLHRSRRSHSRSSRSPSPYRHHARDRDRSSRSRDRGDYYGGSLDRGDYGDYYHHSRRSSERNRNYDSDGSRLRRRHRSRTRSPVREGSEERRAKIEQWNREREAPARQGSEERRAKIEQWNRERETAQA